From a region of the Acidobacteriota bacterium genome:
- a CDS encoding nucleotidyl transferase AbiEii/AbiGii toxin family protein, with protein MIEFHEEILTGTQQGMIAQLGAVASKFGYYLAGGTAIALHVGHRRSEDFDWFVPTPGPVSQAVVEAIGTGGLALEIDDVASGTLLGRIQGVKASFFDYPYPLLDETLDWPAANARIASVRDLAAMKLLAIAQRGSRKDFVDIYELLRRGGDLKVMLADFQAKFRMTETISVKRGLVYFDDAERERMPEMLVALSWPDLRNRLLAELQALTRL; from the coding sequence GTGATCGAGTTCCACGAAGAGATCCTGACCGGAACCCAGCAGGGGATGATCGCCCAGCTCGGGGCGGTCGCTTCAAAATTCGGTTATTACCTGGCCGGTGGTACTGCGATCGCGCTGCACGTCGGTCATCGTCGATCGGAGGACTTCGACTGGTTCGTCCCCACTCCTGGGCCGGTATCGCAGGCCGTTGTCGAGGCAATTGGGACTGGGGGCCTTGCGCTGGAGATCGACGACGTGGCCTCGGGCACGTTGCTGGGACGCATTCAAGGCGTGAAGGCGTCGTTCTTCGACTATCCGTACCCGCTGCTCGACGAGACCCTGGACTGGCCTGCGGCGAACGCCAGGATCGCGTCAGTGCGCGACCTGGCTGCCATGAAGCTGTTGGCGATTGCGCAACGAGGCTCTCGCAAGGACTTCGTCGACATTTACGAACTGCTTCGCCGCGGCGGCGACCTGAAGGTCATGCTGGCGGATTTCCAGGCGAAATTCCGAATGACAGAAACGATCTCCGTCAAGCGCGGCCTCGTGTACTTCGACGACGCGGAGAGAGAACGAATGCCGGAGATGCTGGTGGCGCTCTCGTGGCCCGATCTCAGGAACCGTCTTCTCGCCGAACTTCAGGCCCTGACACGTTTGTAG
- a CDS encoding helicase-related protein, which translates to MVDYLGDPDRVRLVVEAERLSFGHLANPVFAIETSLIHPLPHQRLAVYEHMLILPRLRFLLADDAGAGKTIMAGLYIREMLARRLLKRVLIVVPAGLVGNWERELRRLFNLGFGIVRGSDAKRENPFTGQAGDQVICSLDTLAGQPMFSRLQDPAVEPYDLVIFDEAHKLSSSRDADLTIHKTDRYRLAEALAGAVSDDDRWTLHWSVRHLLLLTATPHMGKDFPYYALWRLLEPEVLSTSDAFALFPTEERAKRFIRRTKEEMVRYDGTPLYTERRSDTLGFDLTPGDVSEQALYDRVTAYMRGFYNRAGILNKSAARLALSVFQRRLASSTYAVLRSLERRLECLDEIVAQVREGRLSVEQIRAAQQKLSGLEDPFDTSTPDDESADGDRESHEGEEDKLLRLVLVTSMSDLQAERQEVQSLIHLARGVLAIGHESKFETLRELILGADFKDQKLIVFTEHRDTLAWLIQRFEAMGFTDSVASIHGGMGYRERDAEVERFRKPGEEGGAQLLVATDAAGEGINLQFCWRMVNYDVPWNPARLEQRMGRIHRYGQEHDVVIVNLVANQTREGQVIGTLLRKLEAIRREMRSDKVFDVVGRLFENVPIAEYMALAAIDGDATPGVSRIEGVLTRAQVEAIDARERTLFGEGGDVKPHLARLRAVTARETLRRLLPGYVRQFINHAAPVMDLGIHGDLEGVFALRPLRAGATDRMLEAMESYPASVRGRLSVARPDPTSPAIFLHPGEPVFEYLRHAVLGRCATDAARGGAFVDPCAREPYLLFVAEWQLVEAGTDAVSLASQASTLQTEVTAVRVLLNGSVETSPLEQILLLRGADRFPTSASRLASRSADMQTLAEEHLRTHLVEPAADGRKDEILRTLSQREDLLVSAYDLQAADLARQRARLTEKVQHGQLGARVVLDRVKEQQRAAEGRKAAALAELRSEPERVKAGPFRILAKALVVPSSVPEDQRHYDAEVEAAAMEVARAWEEAAGAVVKDVSTPPRARALGLGDYPGFDLLAIYPGGEQRAIEVKGRATQGDVEVSENEWARACNLRSGYWLYAVFDCASARPRLVRVQDPFAQLLVRSRGVTIDDAAILAVGEVADMSASASKVLPETLRPLFWDHAFDALRWPTDRDLVVGRVLQHGGDDAVRWIRDTAGDAALADWIRLRQGRGIDQRQLRFWQAVLGLSAAEVDPWVEIARESAWGARSQQ; encoded by the coding sequence GTGGTTGACTACCTTGGCGATCCAGATCGCGTCCGGCTTGTCGTGGAGGCCGAACGCCTGTCGTTTGGACACCTCGCAAACCCCGTGTTCGCCATCGAGACGTCGCTGATTCACCCGCTGCCACACCAGCGGCTCGCGGTGTACGAGCACATGCTCATCTTGCCGCGCCTCCGTTTCCTTCTGGCAGACGATGCGGGCGCGGGCAAGACGATCATGGCAGGCCTTTACATTCGGGAGATGCTCGCACGCCGATTGTTAAAGCGAGTCCTGATCGTCGTTCCCGCCGGCCTGGTTGGGAACTGGGAACGAGAACTTCGCCGGCTCTTCAACCTCGGTTTCGGGATCGTACGCGGCTCGGACGCAAAGCGCGAGAATCCGTTTACTGGACAGGCTGGCGATCAGGTCATCTGCAGCCTCGACACGCTCGCCGGCCAGCCCATGTTCAGCCGACTTCAGGACCCGGCCGTTGAACCCTACGACCTCGTCATCTTCGATGAGGCGCACAAACTGTCCTCGTCGAGAGACGCTGATCTGACAATTCATAAGACGGACCGTTACAGGCTCGCTGAAGCGCTTGCGGGTGCGGTATCCGATGACGATCGGTGGACGTTGCACTGGTCGGTGCGGCACCTGCTGCTCCTGACGGCCACCCCTCACATGGGGAAGGACTTTCCCTACTACGCCTTGTGGCGGCTGCTGGAACCCGAAGTGCTCTCGACCTCTGACGCCTTCGCCTTGTTTCCCACAGAGGAACGAGCCAAACGGTTCATTCGGCGAACCAAGGAAGAGATGGTTCGTTACGACGGCACGCCACTCTACACGGAGCGACGGTCCGACACGCTTGGGTTTGATCTGACCCCAGGCGATGTCAGCGAGCAGGCACTCTACGACCGCGTCACCGCATACATGCGTGGGTTCTACAACCGCGCTGGCATCTTGAACAAGTCGGCGGCCCGCCTGGCTCTCAGCGTGTTTCAGCGGAGACTGGCCAGCTCTACGTACGCCGTGCTCAGATCCCTCGAGCGCCGCCTCGAATGCCTCGACGAGATCGTCGCGCAGGTGCGCGAGGGCCGCCTGTCTGTCGAGCAGATCCGTGCGGCGCAACAGAAACTGTCCGGGCTTGAAGACCCGTTTGACACGAGCACCCCCGATGATGAGTCCGCCGATGGGGACCGCGAATCGCATGAGGGTGAGGAAGACAAACTGCTCAGACTCGTGCTCGTCACGTCGATGTCCGATCTTCAGGCGGAGCGACAAGAAGTGCAGAGCCTCATCCACCTTGCTCGCGGCGTCCTGGCGATTGGACACGAGTCGAAGTTTGAGACCCTACGCGAACTGATCCTGGGCGCCGACTTCAAGGACCAAAAGCTCATTGTCTTCACCGAGCACCGTGACACGCTTGCGTGGCTCATTCAGCGCTTCGAGGCGATGGGTTTCACCGATTCGGTCGCCTCCATCCATGGAGGGATGGGCTACCGTGAACGCGACGCCGAAGTCGAACGCTTTCGCAAGCCCGGAGAGGAGGGTGGGGCTCAACTGCTGGTCGCCACTGACGCGGCTGGAGAAGGTATCAACCTGCAGTTCTGCTGGCGCATGGTGAACTACGACGTGCCCTGGAATCCCGCCCGGCTCGAGCAGCGGATGGGGAGGATCCACCGATACGGCCAGGAACACGATGTGGTCATCGTCAACCTCGTCGCCAACCAGACGCGCGAGGGGCAGGTGATTGGGACCCTTCTGCGCAAACTCGAGGCCATTCGTCGCGAGATGCGATCCGACAAGGTGTTCGATGTCGTTGGGCGCCTCTTCGAGAATGTGCCCATCGCCGAGTACATGGCGCTGGCAGCCATCGACGGGGATGCGACACCGGGTGTCTCACGAATTGAAGGAGTGCTCACGCGAGCCCAGGTTGAAGCGATAGACGCGCGCGAACGGACCCTCTTCGGCGAAGGCGGTGACGTCAAGCCACATCTCGCGCGTCTCCGAGCGGTCACCGCGCGCGAGACGCTGCGACGGCTTCTTCCCGGCTACGTGCGTCAGTTCATTAACCATGCGGCGCCCGTGATGGATCTCGGCATCCATGGGGATCTCGAAGGCGTGTTCGCGCTGCGTCCCTTGCGAGCTGGAGCCACCGACAGGATGCTGGAAGCCATGGAATCGTACCCGGCGTCGGTGCGTGGGCGACTGAGCGTCGCGCGACCGGACCCGACGTCTCCCGCGATCTTCCTCCATCCCGGCGAGCCCGTGTTCGAATACCTCCGTCACGCGGTGCTCGGGCGTTGTGCAACCGACGCTGCTCGTGGGGGGGCGTTCGTGGACCCGTGTGCGCGAGAACCGTACCTCCTGTTCGTGGCGGAATGGCAGCTCGTCGAGGCTGGCACCGACGCCGTCTCACTGGCTTCCCAAGCCAGCACACTTCAGACCGAAGTCACTGCGGTGCGGGTGCTTCTGAACGGCTCAGTTGAGACAAGCCCGCTCGAGCAGATTCTGCTGCTACGCGGAGCGGACCGTTTTCCCACCTCAGCCAGCAGATTGGCATCACGATCGGCGGACATGCAGACGCTGGCGGAGGAACACCTACGGACCCATCTGGTGGAACCGGCGGCAGACGGGCGCAAGGACGAGATCCTCCGCACGTTGAGCCAACGTGAGGACCTCCTGGTGTCCGCCTACGACCTGCAGGCTGCTGACCTGGCCCGCCAGCGGGCAAGGCTGACGGAGAAGGTTCAGCACGGCCAGCTTGGTGCAAGGGTCGTACTCGACCGCGTCAAAGAGCAGCAGCGCGCGGCCGAGGGTCGCAAGGCGGCTGCGCTCGCCGAGTTGAGATCCGAACCGGAGCGGGTGAAGGCGGGTCCGTTCAGGATCCTGGCGAAGGCGCTCGTCGTGCCGTCGAGCGTTCCCGAGGATCAGAGGCACTACGACGCCGAGGTCGAGGCGGCCGCCATGGAAGTCGCACGCGCTTGGGAGGAGGCTGCCGGCGCCGTGGTCAAGGACGTTTCGACGCCTCCCCGCGCCAGGGCTCTTGGGCTGGGCGACTACCCGGGGTTTGACCTGCTCGCGATCTACCCAGGCGGTGAACAGCGGGCCATCGAGGTGAAAGGGCGCGCCACGCAAGGCGATGTCGAAGTATCGGAGAACGAATGGGCGCGTGCGTGCAATCTGCGGTCAGGCTACTGGCTGTATGCCGTCTTTGATTGCGCCTCCGCCCGCCCACGACTCGTCCGGGTACAGGATCCCTTTGCCCAGCTGCTGGTGCGCTCGCGCGGTGTCACCATCGACGATGCCGCCATTCTGGCTGTGGGCGAAGTGGCCGACATGTCGGCGTCTGCGTCGAAGGTGTTGCCTGAGACGTTGCGTCCGCTGTTCTGGGACCACGCCTTCGATGCGCTTCGATGGCCCACTGACCGCGATCTCGTCGTCGGCCGTGTGCTCCAGCACGGAGGAGACGACGCCGTTCGATGGATCCGGGACACAGCCGGGGACGCGGCGCTAGCCGACTGGATTCGTCTACGCCAGGGCCGCGGCATCGACCAACGCCAGCTTCGCTTCTGGCAGGCCGTTCTTGGTTTGTCGGCCGCTGAAGTGGATCCGTGGGTTGAGATAGCGCGTGAGAGTGCCTGGGGCGCAAGGAGCCAGCAGTGA
- a CDS encoding DUF1156 domain-containing protein, translated as MTDRPRLIEVAFPLEQTSIDSVHEKSVRHGHISTLHIWPARRPLAACRAALIATLLPDPGTSEKRRELCERIGGRVEEVLMRKPGPGGASEERIVKQTTGGILHWGRETENKADLDFFREEIRKAYGGRAPRVLDPFAGGGAIPLEAMRLGCEATAIDINPVAWFILKCTLEYPQKLAGQKRPLPDFVRTDREFMESFFKAQGLKGAMLRTQLRKLHLDDASNASGSVPARRTRRITNDDHPVLEGLEIEEHTLEADLAWHVRAWGWWVLREARRDLAKYYPVYADWQPLRDVAEWREKHPDEWRPLTLIAAKDEGTPDVASMNVDLTPEFLEDERNPRWVAKPPVAYLWARTVTCKNCRATIPLLKTRWLAKKGTKRVLLTMIPNEDRTGVVFGVASGVASTGGNNAQKREHDRKLGQGTMSRAGAWCPCCGKPDTVAMESGDLRAEASAGRMGSLMTAVVVDGPSGKEYRLPTEHELSAAVPHDTEIERIFAEIPFGIPDEPVPKGGSRETGGSPFTVHLYGQTKWRDLFGKRQLLALGSFVRASRAMQRTELFGMCGPEWQQAIRAYIAVCTDRLADYSSAVCSWHISGEKLSHTFVRFALPILWDFTEVNPIGETTGGYSGALEWVTRFIPHALASGQTAPEPTVLAQSAMSSVGAGFDLVLTDPPYYDAIPYSDLMDFFYVWLRRSLWGLAPDIDAVFSGQLSPKWDHATNDGELIDDPSRHGGDGAKSKQVYEDGMARAFAAAGNALNPDGRLVVVFANKQPAAWETLVSALIRTGFTVVGSWPIRTEMSNRTRALSSAALASSVWLVCRKRPEAARPGWDNLVLQEMRQNIGLKLREFWDSGISGPDFVWAATGPAMEAFSKHPIVKKANEQGAVMSVSEFLRAVRRLVVEFVVGRVLGEASHIDAHAAESAAASLDDVTTYYLLHRHDFKMDDAPAGACILYAVSCNLSEHELADRYDILARTGGVQQDQDEPDEVDDAGDDEAPEGTGSTFKLKNWKHRHGSNLGLDPVAERARTRRERDEELGGRLFDSGPGPTANESTRPRVVPLIDMVHHLMHVWVEGDVTKVNEYVDRQGLRRSEVFRQVLQALVELSTDGGEERRVLEAVSNHLQARGQAPESLLDRLGDQE; from the coding sequence ATGACTGACCGACCCCGGCTAATCGAAGTCGCGTTTCCTCTGGAGCAGACGTCGATTGACTCCGTGCACGAGAAGAGCGTTCGGCACGGGCACATCTCGACGCTGCACATCTGGCCCGCCCGGCGGCCGCTGGCGGCTTGTCGCGCGGCCCTGATCGCCACACTGCTGCCTGACCCGGGTACCTCCGAGAAACGTCGCGAGCTGTGTGAGCGAATCGGTGGCCGCGTCGAGGAAGTGTTGATGCGCAAGCCCGGCCCGGGCGGCGCCTCGGAAGAACGCATTGTCAAGCAAACCACGGGCGGCATCCTTCATTGGGGGCGTGAGACCGAGAACAAGGCCGACCTCGACTTCTTCCGGGAGGAAATCAGGAAGGCCTACGGTGGACGTGCGCCGCGTGTCCTGGACCCCTTCGCCGGCGGCGGGGCCATTCCCCTGGAGGCGATGCGCCTTGGATGCGAAGCCACGGCGATCGATATCAACCCGGTTGCCTGGTTCATCCTGAAGTGCACGCTGGAATATCCACAGAAGCTGGCTGGACAGAAGCGACCACTGCCGGACTTCGTGAGGACCGACCGCGAATTCATGGAGTCGTTCTTCAAGGCTCAGGGCTTGAAGGGCGCCATGCTGCGCACGCAACTCAGGAAGCTCCACCTCGACGACGCCAGCAACGCCAGCGGTTCGGTCCCGGCCAGGAGGACTCGAAGAATCACAAACGACGATCATCCCGTTCTTGAAGGGTTGGAGATCGAAGAACACACACTCGAAGCAGATCTCGCCTGGCACGTTCGGGCCTGGGGTTGGTGGGTACTTCGGGAAGCGCGCCGCGACTTGGCGAAGTACTACCCGGTCTACGCGGACTGGCAGCCGTTGAGAGATGTCGCCGAATGGCGTGAGAAGCACCCAGACGAGTGGCGGCCCCTGACGTTGATCGCCGCGAAAGACGAGGGGACGCCGGACGTTGCATCCATGAACGTGGACCTGACGCCGGAGTTTCTCGAGGACGAACGGAACCCGCGTTGGGTGGCGAAGCCTCCAGTGGCTTACCTGTGGGCCCGAACAGTCACGTGCAAGAACTGCCGCGCCACCATTCCGCTCCTCAAGACGCGCTGGCTCGCCAAGAAAGGCACCAAGCGCGTTCTCCTGACGATGATCCCGAACGAGGACAGGACTGGCGTGGTCTTCGGCGTGGCATCTGGCGTCGCTTCGACGGGGGGCAACAACGCGCAGAAGCGCGAGCACGACCGCAAGTTGGGCCAGGGAACGATGAGTCGCGCAGGGGCGTGGTGTCCGTGCTGCGGAAAGCCCGATACCGTGGCGATGGAGAGCGGCGACCTGAGGGCCGAAGCCTCTGCTGGCCGGATGGGGTCGCTCATGACCGCCGTTGTCGTCGACGGTCCCTCGGGGAAAGAGTATCGACTCCCAACCGAGCATGAGCTCTCAGCAGCGGTGCCGCATGATACCGAAATCGAGAGGATCTTCGCCGAGATCCCATTCGGCATTCCGGACGAGCCCGTCCCGAAAGGAGGCAGTCGGGAGACCGGCGGCTCGCCTTTCACCGTTCATCTCTACGGACAAACCAAATGGCGCGACCTCTTCGGAAAACGCCAACTCCTGGCGCTAGGCTCGTTTGTTCGAGCGAGTCGCGCGATGCAGCGGACAGAACTGTTTGGGATGTGTGGGCCCGAGTGGCAGCAGGCCATCCGCGCGTACATTGCCGTGTGCACTGACAGACTTGCCGACTACAGCAGCGCAGTCTGCAGTTGGCATATCAGTGGGGAGAAACTCAGCCACACCTTTGTTCGGTTTGCCTTACCCATCCTATGGGACTTCACGGAGGTGAATCCAATTGGCGAAACGACAGGGGGATACAGCGGCGCGCTTGAATGGGTCACCCGCTTCATTCCGCACGCGCTCGCGTCAGGTCAGACCGCGCCGGAACCGACGGTTCTCGCTCAGAGCGCCATGAGCTCAGTCGGTGCCGGCTTCGATCTGGTTCTCACCGATCCACCCTACTACGATGCCATTCCGTATTCGGATCTCATGGACTTCTTCTATGTCTGGCTCCGTCGTTCCCTCTGGGGCCTCGCGCCGGACATCGACGCAGTGTTTTCAGGTCAGCTCTCGCCCAAGTGGGACCACGCGACCAACGATGGGGAGTTGATCGACGATCCCAGTCGGCATGGCGGCGACGGAGCCAAGTCGAAGCAGGTCTACGAAGACGGTATGGCGCGAGCGTTTGCGGCGGCCGGGAACGCACTGAACCCCGACGGTCGTCTTGTTGTGGTCTTCGCCAACAAGCAACCCGCTGCGTGGGAAACGCTGGTATCAGCTCTCATCCGAACAGGGTTCACGGTCGTGGGTTCCTGGCCAATCAGGACGGAGATGAGCAACCGGACCAGAGCGCTGTCTTCCGCTGCGCTTGCCTCGTCAGTGTGGCTCGTTTGCCGCAAGCGCCCCGAGGCTGCTCGTCCTGGCTGGGACAACCTCGTGCTCCAGGAAATGCGCCAGAACATCGGACTGAAATTGCGGGAGTTCTGGGACTCGGGCATCAGTGGCCCCGACTTCGTCTGGGCAGCGACGGGCCCCGCGATGGAAGCCTTCAGTAAGCACCCCATCGTCAAGAAGGCCAACGAGCAGGGCGCCGTCATGTCAGTGTCGGAGTTCCTGCGCGCCGTCCGGCGCCTCGTGGTGGAGTTCGTCGTCGGCCGTGTGCTCGGTGAGGCCAGCCACATCGACGCGCACGCTGCGGAGTCGGCGGCCGCGAGCCTGGACGACGTCACGACGTATTACCTCTTGCATCGTCACGACTTCAAAATGGACGATGCCCCCGCAGGTGCATGTATCCTCTACGCCGTGTCCTGCAACCTCTCCGAACACGAACTGGCAGACCGGTACGACATCCTCGCGCGTACCGGCGGAGTTCAACAGGACCAGGACGAGCCAGACGAAGTCGACGATGCCGGAGACGACGAAGCACCTGAAGGCACAGGCAGTACCTTCAAACTCAAGAATTGGAAACATCGCCATGGATCCAATCTCGGCCTCGATCCGGTGGCCGAGCGGGCCCGCACCAGACGCGAACGCGACGAAGAGTTGGGCGGCAGGTTGTTCGACAGCGGTCCGGGACCGACCGCCAACGAATCGACCCGCCCGCGTGTCGTCCCTCTCATCGACATGGTGCACCACCTGATGCACGTGTGGGTCGAGGGCGACGTCACCAAAGTGAACGAGTACGTGGACCGGCAGGGTCTTCGCAGAAGCGAGGTCTTCCGGCAGGTGCTGCAGGCCCTGGTCGAACTGTCGACGGACGGCGGGGAAGAACGCCGGGTCCTGGAGGCCGTTTCGAATCACCTCCAGGCCCGAGGCCAGGCTCCCGAATCGCTCCTGGATCGGCTGGGAGACCAGGAGTAG
- a CDS encoding mechanosensitive ion channel family protein has protein sequence MPTLTFHIVADIALLALAVAVRVVTVNRLVQRKLLLTLIAGFASLAASALRVAGLVPPDLVADVTGIDNLLAALAAINFVVVVSINPLREDRIPGRFPNIVQDAIIVGLFLVVATAVLQEKFLTTSAVGAVVVGFALQDTLGNAFAGLAIQTEKPYRAGQWIRVGEHEGRVEEITWRATKLRTKAGTFVIVPNNVMSKEAIVNFSEPIIPTRMFIDVGASYHAPPNEVKAAIAEAMRNAPLVLALPEPDVVLLDFGPSAVTYRARFWIDDYARDEPARSQVRTSIWYVFRRRNIEIPWPIQVQYGREEVPGRSPDTTPRIAASLAQVELLQSLTDADRLELAALCDGRLYAAHEVVVRQDAPGNSMFVVSSGKVEIVLEPDGRPLAVTGAGGFFGEMSLLTGSPRTATVRALEDCTLVELTSEAFRRFVLEKPAVLDVIAAAVMKRRGEIDQRRSETATPAAPAESATSFLGRIRKFLRIPT, from the coding sequence GTGCCCACGCTCACGTTTCACATCGTCGCCGATATCGCCCTGTTGGCGCTGGCCGTCGCGGTCCGGGTCGTGACCGTCAATCGGCTCGTCCAGCGAAAGCTGCTGCTGACGCTGATAGCCGGTTTTGCGTCGCTGGCAGCATCGGCCCTTCGCGTGGCCGGTCTGGTCCCGCCGGATCTCGTGGCCGACGTCACGGGTATCGACAACCTGCTCGCCGCGCTCGCGGCCATCAACTTTGTGGTGGTCGTTTCCATCAACCCGCTGCGCGAGGATCGAATCCCGGGCCGGTTTCCCAACATCGTCCAGGACGCGATCATTGTCGGGCTATTCCTGGTCGTCGCCACCGCGGTGCTGCAGGAGAAGTTCCTGACGACCTCGGCCGTTGGCGCGGTCGTCGTGGGCTTTGCCCTGCAGGATACGCTCGGGAACGCGTTCGCCGGTCTCGCGATTCAGACCGAGAAGCCGTATCGGGCGGGGCAGTGGATCCGGGTTGGCGAGCACGAGGGGCGCGTCGAGGAGATTACGTGGCGCGCGACCAAACTGCGCACCAAGGCGGGGACCTTCGTCATCGTGCCGAACAACGTGATGTCGAAGGAGGCGATCGTCAATTTTTCTGAGCCCATCATTCCGACGCGGATGTTCATCGACGTGGGCGCGTCGTATCATGCGCCCCCCAACGAGGTGAAGGCGGCGATTGCCGAAGCGATGAGGAACGCCCCGCTAGTGCTGGCGTTGCCCGAGCCCGATGTCGTGCTGCTGGACTTCGGTCCGTCGGCCGTGACGTATCGGGCCCGTTTCTGGATCGACGATTATGCCCGCGACGAACCCGCCAGAAGCCAGGTGCGGACGTCCATCTGGTACGTCTTCCGCCGGCGGAACATCGAGATTCCATGGCCGATCCAGGTTCAGTACGGTCGTGAGGAGGTTCCCGGGCGTTCGCCCGACACGACCCCGCGCATCGCGGCCTCGCTCGCGCAGGTCGAACTGCTGCAGTCGCTCACCGACGCCGATCGCCTCGAACTCGCAGCTCTCTGCGATGGGCGGCTCTACGCGGCGCACGAGGTCGTCGTGCGGCAGGATGCGCCAGGGAACTCGATGTTCGTCGTGTCGAGCGGTAAGGTCGAGATCGTGCTCGAGCCGGATGGACGCCCGCTCGCGGTCACCGGGGCGGGTGGCTTCTTCGGTGAGATGTCGCTGCTCACGGGGAGTCCTCGCACGGCGACGGTTCGCGCGCTCGAGGACTGCACGCTGGTCGAGTTGACCTCCGAGGCATTTCGGAGATTCGTGCTCGAGAAACCCGCGGTGCTCGACGTGATTGCGGCGGCCGTGATGAAGCGCCGGGGCGAGATCGACCAGCGGCGTTCGGAGACAGCCACTCCCGCCGCGCCGGCGGAATCGGCGACGAGCTTCCTTGGACGTATCAGGAAGTTCCTCAGAATTCCCACCTAA